A single genomic interval of Mycobacterium sp. DL592 harbors:
- a CDS encoding enoyl-CoA hydratase/isomerase family protein — translation MSVTTSLDGHVGSITLNRPDRMNAITVDLARALRDAIESLGSDPEVNVIVIRGSGGNFCAGGDFEEVQRLRAEGPAALTELFVSFREGCDAIAGVEVPVIAAVEGVAAAGGFELMQAADIVVVSDDARIADNHINFGMIPGGGSTARLPRLVGRQQALGLLLSGDRISGLDAVRLGLAYRAFAPTEFDDGVLTFVERLAARSREAVTTITRLVRCGLDGPLSAALDAELAAVVDHIAGQAGTSGVAAFQNREVRT, via the coding sequence ATGAGCGTCACGACGTCGCTCGATGGTCACGTCGGGTCGATCACCCTGAACCGACCGGATCGGATGAACGCCATCACCGTCGATCTGGCACGCGCACTGCGGGACGCCATCGAGTCCCTCGGCTCGGATCCAGAGGTGAACGTGATCGTGATTCGGGGCAGCGGCGGAAACTTCTGCGCCGGCGGCGACTTCGAAGAGGTGCAACGACTTCGCGCCGAGGGTCCCGCAGCGCTGACCGAGCTGTTCGTGTCCTTCCGCGAGGGCTGTGACGCCATCGCGGGCGTCGAGGTCCCGGTGATCGCCGCCGTAGAGGGGGTGGCCGCCGCGGGCGGATTCGAGCTCATGCAGGCCGCCGACATCGTGGTGGTCAGCGACGACGCCCGCATCGCCGACAATCACATCAACTTCGGGATGATCCCTGGTGGCGGGAGCACGGCACGGTTGCCCCGCCTGGTCGGACGCCAGCAGGCGCTGGGTTTGTTGTTGTCCGGTGATCGGATCTCCGGTCTCGACGCGGTGCGACTGGGCTTGGCCTATCGCGCCTTTGCGCCCACGGAATTCGACGACGGCGTCCTGACATTCGTCGAGCGTCTCGCCGCGCGCAGCCGCGAGGCCGTCACCACGATCACACGACTCGTGCGTTGCGGACTCGACGGGCCGCTGTCGGCGGCCCTGGATGCCGAGCTGGCGGCCGTGGTCGATCACATCGCAGGGCAAGCCGGAACCAGTGGTGTCGCCGCGTTCCAGAACAGAGAGGTACGTACGTGA
- a CDS encoding enoyl-CoA hydratase/isomerase family protein, whose protein sequence is MTILVDDLGAVRAITLNRPEVRNAIDLPLRVELAEALEAADADPTVRAIVITGAGGAFCSGGDIATMARMPAPQALDRINMAQRVIRAIWTTPKPVVAAVEGPAFGAGLALAAACDRVVAARDARLSPTFTNVGLAGDMGTYVSLPARIGVARTRRLLMMPTPVSTDQALEWGLVDVVCEPGCAMAVALADAATLARRPARALGVIKSMLAVAPTLHPLDLLDREAHEQANLFDSEDFAEAVAAFAAKRTPVFGTREGEQR, encoded by the coding sequence ATGACGATTCTGGTCGACGATCTCGGCGCGGTGCGTGCCATCACGCTCAACCGTCCCGAGGTCCGCAATGCCATCGACCTGCCGCTACGCGTGGAGTTGGCCGAAGCCCTCGAGGCCGCCGACGCGGATCCGACGGTGCGCGCGATCGTCATCACCGGCGCCGGCGGGGCGTTCTGCTCCGGGGGCGACATCGCCACCATGGCACGCATGCCGGCACCGCAGGCGCTGGACCGAATCAACATGGCGCAGCGGGTGATCCGGGCGATCTGGACTACCCCGAAGCCTGTTGTCGCCGCGGTCGAGGGACCTGCCTTCGGTGCAGGACTGGCATTGGCCGCCGCGTGTGACCGGGTCGTCGCGGCCCGCGACGCTCGGCTGTCTCCCACCTTCACCAACGTCGGCTTGGCCGGAGACATGGGTACCTATGTCTCGCTGCCGGCACGTATCGGAGTGGCGCGAACTCGGCGGCTGCTCATGATGCCGACGCCGGTCAGCACCGACCAGGCGCTGGAGTGGGGACTGGTCGACGTCGTCTGCGAGCCGGGCTGCGCCATGGCGGTCGCGCTTGCCGACGCGGCCACCCTGGCTCGACGACCGGCCCGAGCACTCGGCGTGATCAAGTCCATGCTCGCTGTCGCACCCACCCTGCACCCGCTGGACCTGCTCGACCGAGAGGCCCACGAGCAGGCGAATCTCTTCGACAGCGAGGACTTCGCCGAAGCTGTCGCCGCGTTCGCCGCCAAGCGAACCCCGGTGTTCGGAACCCGAGAAGGAGAGCAACGATGA
- a CDS encoding enoyl-CoA hydratase/isomerase family protein, whose translation MKTSVEAPVTLDIDDGIARLRLNRPEASNGLNVELLKALHEAILSCHADPSVRVVVLTGEGRNFCAGGDVKTFESKGADLPDYLREATAWLQLATAALIQLRAPVITAVQGFAAGGGGLGLVCSSDIVVAARSAKFFSGAVRVGMAPDGGSSVTLTQLVGLRQALRILLTNPTLSADEAEAIGLVTEVVDDDSLSARTEHIAGELASLPAQALSATKRLVWSGVGQSVEQRLAEEARTVSELSGTADAIEGLRAVIERRPPRFGSR comes from the coding sequence GTGAAGACTTCTGTCGAGGCCCCGGTGACCTTGGACATCGACGACGGCATCGCCCGACTCCGGTTGAACCGACCGGAGGCGTCAAACGGCCTCAACGTGGAACTTCTCAAGGCGCTACACGAAGCAATCCTGTCCTGTCACGCTGATCCTTCGGTGCGCGTCGTCGTGCTGACGGGGGAGGGGCGCAACTTCTGCGCCGGCGGCGACGTCAAGACCTTCGAATCCAAAGGCGCTGATCTGCCGGACTATCTGCGCGAGGCCACGGCCTGGTTGCAACTGGCGACGGCTGCGCTCATCCAACTGCGCGCTCCGGTGATCACAGCCGTACAAGGTTTCGCTGCAGGCGGGGGCGGACTTGGCCTGGTCTGCAGTTCCGACATCGTGGTCGCTGCGCGGTCGGCGAAGTTCTTCTCCGGTGCCGTGCGCGTCGGTATGGCACCTGACGGTGGCTCGTCAGTGACGTTGACACAGCTTGTCGGATTGCGGCAGGCGCTGCGGATCCTGCTGACCAATCCGACCTTGAGTGCCGATGAAGCCGAGGCGATCGGGCTGGTGACCGAGGTCGTCGACGATGACAGTCTTTCTGCACGAACAGAACACATTGCCGGCGAACTCGCGAGCCTTCCCGCGCAGGCGCTTTCGGCTACCAAACGACTGGTCTGGAGCGGGGTGGGCCAATCGGTGGAACAGCGGCTGGCTGAGGAGGCGCGTACAGTCTCCGAGCTGTCCGGGACCGCTGATGCCATCGAGGGTCTGCGTGCGGTCATCGAGCGCCGCCCGCCGAGGTTCGGAAGCCGATGA
- a CDS encoding SDR family NAD(P)-dependent oxidoreductase, with the protein MDLGLANARVVITGGASNIGRGIVHQFAAEGARIVLNDIDEPQAEKVKAEALVAGAAAVELAIADLTTPDGGEIAVGTAVDRWGGVDVLVNNAGWSVPGFIATDTDRDKWQRTIEINFFSAIAATQAAIGPMKEGGGGSIVFIASDAAFGQIRQGVYGASKAAMVALARTTAREHGRHGIRSNIVCPGLVIPESADAVGAASLWSVGQDEVFNPKQIEFMLKDTPTRELTTAHDVGNAVLFFASPVAARQVTGQLISVSGGYTMP; encoded by the coding sequence GTGGATCTGGGACTGGCCAACGCCCGTGTGGTGATCACCGGCGGCGCGTCGAACATCGGGCGGGGCATCGTGCACCAATTCGCCGCCGAGGGCGCACGAATCGTGTTGAACGACATCGACGAGCCGCAGGCCGAGAAGGTGAAAGCCGAGGCGCTGGTGGCCGGCGCTGCGGCGGTCGAACTCGCGATCGCCGATCTGACGACGCCTGATGGCGGCGAGATCGCCGTCGGCACCGCGGTCGACCGCTGGGGCGGTGTCGATGTGCTGGTCAACAACGCCGGGTGGAGTGTGCCGGGTTTCATCGCGACCGATACCGACCGCGACAAGTGGCAGCGCACCATCGAGATCAACTTCTTCTCGGCGATCGCCGCGACGCAGGCTGCGATCGGACCGATGAAGGAGGGTGGCGGTGGCTCGATCGTGTTCATCGCCAGCGACGCGGCCTTCGGGCAGATCCGCCAAGGGGTCTACGGTGCATCGAAGGCGGCGATGGTGGCGTTGGCCCGCACCACCGCCCGCGAGCACGGCCGGCACGGCATCCGATCCAATATCGTCTGCCCTGGCCTGGTCATCCCGGAGAGTGCCGATGCGGTCGGGGCGGCCAGCCTGTGGTCAGTCGGCCAGGATGAGGTGTTCAACCCCAAGCAGATCGAGTTCATGCTCAAGGACACCCCTACGCGCGAGCTGACGACTGCCCACGATGTCGGCAACGCGGTGTTGTTCTTCGCCTCTCCGGTTGCCGCGAGGCAGGTGACCGGACAGCTGATCTCGGTCAGCGGCGGCTACACGATGCCCTGA
- a CDS encoding TetR/AcrR family transcriptional regulator, with amino-acid sequence MTPTPRAAARRRIVGAARELFRTNGVRAVTMADVAREAGYSRQMVYKVFFDRRELVLAATIERIVEIADAATPGAQVPDAGFTESFVELSVQIIETLRNDPELSALLGDGSPVTPHEALWEPELVERAVRFWQPWLDFGRTRHLLRDDLSNRDLADWLHTVYASIILRRNIPQEDERAMIERFVMTSLAMASVVPR; translated from the coding sequence ATGACGCCGACACCCCGTGCCGCCGCCCGGCGACGCATTGTCGGGGCAGCACGGGAGTTGTTCCGCACCAACGGCGTACGTGCCGTGACGATGGCCGACGTCGCCCGCGAAGCCGGCTACAGCCGACAGATGGTGTACAAGGTCTTCTTCGACCGTCGCGAGTTGGTGCTGGCCGCGACAATCGAGCGGATCGTCGAGATCGCCGATGCCGCCACACCGGGTGCCCAGGTTCCGGACGCGGGCTTCACCGAGTCGTTCGTCGAACTATCGGTCCAGATCATCGAGACGCTGCGCAACGATCCCGAGTTGTCGGCGTTGCTCGGTGACGGCAGTCCGGTCACCCCCCACGAGGCGTTGTGGGAGCCTGAACTGGTCGAGCGCGCCGTGCGGTTCTGGCAGCCCTGGCTGGATTTCGGCCGTACGCGGCACCTGCTTCGAGACGACTTGTCGAATCGGGATCTCGCCGACTGGCTGCACACCGTCTACGCGTCGATCATCCTGCGGCGCAACATCCCCCAAGAGGACGAACGCGCGATGATCGAACGTTTCGTGATGACATCGCTGGCCATGGCCAGCGTCGTGCCCCGCTGA
- a CDS encoding aromatic-ring-hydroxylating dioxygenase subunit beta: MSTAVYDALPLPDALDKDRVEQFLYREARHADENDYDAWEALWTDDALYWVPANGSETDPAREMSIIYDNRSRIGTRLSQIRTGRRYAQAPPSNMRRLLSNIEFLCGRPNPLGGVDIEVGANFLMVESRARGTHLWGGRIIYRVRDTAAGLRLSYKKVILVDNDKPLPTIGFLM; encoded by the coding sequence ATGAGCACCGCCGTGTATGACGCCCTGCCGTTGCCAGACGCACTGGACAAGGATCGCGTCGAGCAGTTCCTGTACCGGGAAGCCCGGCACGCCGACGAGAACGACTACGACGCCTGGGAGGCGTTGTGGACCGACGACGCTCTGTACTGGGTTCCGGCCAACGGATCCGAGACGGATCCGGCCAGGGAGATGTCGATCATCTATGACAACCGCAGCCGCATCGGCACCCGGCTGAGTCAGATTCGAACCGGCAGGCGGTATGCCCAGGCGCCCCCCTCGAACATGCGAAGGCTGTTGTCCAACATCGAGTTCCTCTGCGGCCGGCCAAATCCCCTCGGGGGAGTGGACATCGAAGTGGGCGCCAACTTCCTGATGGTCGAGTCGCGCGCGCGGGGCACACACCTGTGGGGCGGGCGCATCATCTACCGGGTCCGGGACACCGCAGCCGGTCTACGCCTGTCCTACAAGAAGGTGATCCTGGTCGACAATGACAAGCCCCTGCCCACCATCGGTTTCCTGATGTGA
- a CDS encoding Rieske 2Fe-2S domain-containing protein, which produces MTSVVDPVTDAGSRYDALIQRDRVHGSLYTEPTVFAEELRKIWYRSWVFVGHESEVARPNDYVRKKLGLQDVVMTRDRDGQIHLLLNRCSHRGNQVCDAAKGNSSTFRCPFHGWTFRNTGDLIGFPFFKGYGQRQMDMPMARVPRVDSYGGFVFGSFAHDGPTLREHLGAAAGEIDRLCRLSPEGEVRLDAGWLQHQTEANWKLVVENETDGYHPQFVHGAILGVTNSPIGPLYSDASSAVTRDLGNGHSENDLRPEFRKFATPMRWFGTTESRVPDYVAAMRSRYGERAEQILIEGAPHVMIFPNLFIAEIQVFNLQPVSVQQCVQYSTAVQFGGAPDLNKRMVSQCLASVGPAGMLLADDTEMYERNQQGLQALDPEWLDVRRGLNREQVDQDGFTVGTNTDETGMRAFWSHYKSLMEQD; this is translated from the coding sequence ATGACTTCTGTGGTCGATCCGGTAACCGATGCCGGCAGCCGCTACGACGCGCTGATCCAGAGAGACAGGGTGCACGGGTCGCTGTATACCGAGCCGACCGTGTTCGCTGAGGAGCTGCGCAAGATCTGGTACCGCAGCTGGGTGTTCGTCGGCCACGAGAGCGAGGTTGCCAGGCCCAACGACTACGTGCGCAAGAAGCTCGGGCTGCAGGACGTCGTGATGACACGTGATCGGGACGGGCAGATCCACCTACTGCTGAATCGCTGCAGTCACCGGGGCAATCAAGTCTGCGATGCGGCCAAAGGGAACTCGAGCACGTTCCGCTGCCCGTTCCACGGCTGGACGTTCCGCAACACCGGTGACCTGATCGGGTTCCCGTTCTTCAAGGGCTACGGGCAACGGCAGATGGACATGCCGATGGCTCGAGTTCCCCGCGTGGACTCCTACGGAGGGTTCGTCTTCGGCAGCTTCGCCCACGACGGTCCCACCTTGCGCGAGCACCTCGGAGCGGCAGCAGGGGAGATCGACCGACTCTGCCGGCTATCGCCCGAAGGTGAGGTTCGCCTCGATGCCGGCTGGCTCCAGCATCAGACCGAAGCGAACTGGAAACTCGTGGTGGAGAACGAAACCGACGGCTACCACCCGCAGTTCGTCCACGGTGCGATCCTCGGTGTCACGAACTCACCGATCGGGCCGCTCTACAGCGACGCCTCCAGCGCGGTCACCCGCGATTTGGGGAACGGCCACAGCGAGAATGATCTGCGGCCGGAGTTCCGCAAGTTCGCCACGCCGATGCGCTGGTTCGGTACCACCGAATCGCGCGTACCCGATTACGTTGCGGCGATGCGGAGCCGGTACGGAGAACGTGCCGAGCAGATCCTCATCGAGGGAGCTCCGCACGTGATGATCTTCCCGAATCTGTTCATTGCCGAGATCCAGGTTTTCAACCTGCAACCCGTCTCGGTACAGCAGTGCGTCCAGTACTCGACTGCCGTGCAGTTCGGCGGGGCGCCGGACCTCAACAAGCGAATGGTGTCGCAGTGCCTGGCATCGGTCGGACCAGCAGGCATGCTGCTGGCCGACGACACCGAGATGTACGAGCGCAATCAGCAAGGTCTGCAGGCGTTGGACCCGGAGTGGCTCGACGTCCGGCGGGGGCTCAACCGTGAGCAGGTGGACCAGGACGGTTTCACCGTCGGAACCAACACCGACGAGACGGGTATGCGGGCCTTCTGGTCGCACTACAAGAGCTTGATGGAACAGGACTGA
- a CDS encoding spirocyclase AveC family protein, which yields MSLTAGHAGSVAEKRAAPDPPPLGRQGPATFLALIGAVWFVICIEVVVRWVTSGEEFTPAPRIGPDVMADWRLVALRIFEAISLVVMTAFVWYCVVKPLRQTGSLSLDGKFVIGGIICFVADAFLNVQQYLFAWNSANVNRGVWVRFLPFHNPEAPSRYAESLIWGPPMYIYFCAGVAIVACHEAKRLRRRWPAMSKFRLFVFIFIFEFIFDFVVENVVIRTTHAYAFAKTYEPLTLWPGEVHQFPIYESILVAFVGCVFTWARMEAEERPVGESPIELGAQRWRPSLRPHVRNFAVLGFCMVTLVFVYHLPFNWLGLIGTSHAHLPSYLLPG from the coding sequence ATGTCGTTGACCGCTGGCCACGCCGGGTCGGTCGCCGAGAAACGGGCCGCGCCGGATCCACCCCCGCTCGGGCGGCAGGGTCCGGCAACGTTCCTGGCTCTCATCGGCGCCGTGTGGTTTGTGATCTGCATCGAAGTCGTTGTGCGATGGGTGACTTCGGGTGAGGAGTTCACGCCGGCACCCCGGATCGGACCTGACGTCATGGCGGACTGGCGACTGGTCGCACTGCGGATCTTCGAGGCGATCAGCCTCGTAGTGATGACGGCGTTCGTCTGGTACTGCGTGGTCAAACCCCTGCGCCAGACCGGCTCACTGAGCCTCGACGGCAAGTTCGTCATCGGCGGCATCATCTGCTTCGTCGCGGATGCCTTCCTGAATGTGCAGCAGTACTTGTTCGCCTGGAACAGCGCGAACGTCAATCGTGGGGTCTGGGTTCGGTTCCTGCCGTTCCACAATCCGGAGGCGCCGAGTCGATATGCGGAGTCGTTGATCTGGGGACCGCCGATGTACATCTACTTCTGCGCCGGGGTGGCCATTGTGGCGTGCCACGAGGCGAAGCGCCTGCGACGCCGGTGGCCGGCCATGTCGAAGTTCCGCCTGTTTGTCTTTATCTTCATTTTCGAATTCATCTTCGATTTCGTGGTGGAGAATGTGGTGATCCGGACCACCCATGCCTACGCCTTCGCGAAAACGTATGAACCGCTGACGTTGTGGCCCGGCGAAGTGCATCAGTTCCCGATCTATGAGTCCATCCTGGTGGCATTCGTCGGGTGTGTCTTCACGTGGGCGCGGATGGAAGCGGAGGAGCGGCCTGTGGGAGAGTCGCCGATCGAACTCGGCGCGCAGCGCTGGCGTCCGTCGTTGCGGCCCCACGTGCGGAACTTCGCCGTCCTCGGATTCTGCATGGTGACCCTGGTGTTCGTGTACCACCTGCCCTTCAACTGGCTGGGCCTGATCGGGACGTCGCATGCACACCTGCCCAGCTATCTGCTGCCCGGCTGA
- a CDS encoding NAD(P)/FAD-dependent oxidoreductase has product MSQVAQTPREADVVVVGSGHNGLVAAAYLAKAGLKVLVVEAAATAGGMTSTNSFAPEAPEYTINEASIQASLFRTTTINDDLELSTRYGLRQTVIDPAHFQLAADGSSLGLWRDPRKTAAELEYFSRKDARALIELYEVIDAAVEIGLPMMQTNVVTPDISAILKAAKGVAKNRRQLSAIGRWMASSQTEAVEESFEHDMIRAPLLTSLPFMPFDADLSGWSLIYLGVLSKYGVAMFHGGTGALPKALIGVIKDHGGDIITSSPVEQLIIENNRCVGVRVRGGAEIRARRGVLTACSPKTTLTRLLPRGVLEHKKQVAADHIPTRKRGIADAKVNVALSGRVDMSKHEKWRGDGIDLRVACNCYHTYEQAKAAAKACVRGQVPDAIPGLAQVTNAFDPSMSPPGKDLWWFWTGLTPSFPEEGWDVARKKITDSIIKDADEFYKGVEDLQVAVRPLVLPDIEERFWAIDGSVYHVDPTISRFGPNKPVAGFAGYRTPVEGLFLTGSGTHPVAGISGMPGQNAARTMLKQFRLEDKGGRLGALKDRLRRERRRASLVGDPYTSGPNDPFPACS; this is encoded by the coding sequence ATGTCCCAAGTTGCCCAGACCCCTCGTGAAGCCGATGTCGTCGTGGTCGGCTCCGGCCACAACGGACTTGTCGCGGCGGCATATCTGGCCAAGGCCGGGCTGAAGGTCCTGGTTGTGGAAGCGGCCGCCACCGCCGGCGGCATGACCTCGACGAACTCGTTCGCGCCGGAGGCCCCGGAGTACACCATCAACGAAGCCTCCATCCAGGCCTCCTTATTCCGCACCACCACGATCAACGACGACCTGGAGCTGTCGACGCGCTACGGGCTGCGTCAAACCGTCATCGACCCGGCGCACTTCCAACTGGCCGCCGACGGCAGCTCACTGGGCCTGTGGCGGGATCCGCGCAAGACCGCAGCCGAACTGGAGTACTTCTCCCGCAAGGATGCCCGCGCCCTCATCGAGCTGTACGAGGTCATCGACGCGGCCGTCGAGATCGGTCTTCCGATGATGCAGACCAATGTCGTCACACCCGACATTTCCGCAATCCTCAAGGCCGCCAAGGGTGTTGCCAAGAACCGACGCCAGCTCAGCGCCATCGGACGGTGGATGGCAAGCTCACAGACCGAAGCGGTCGAGGAGAGCTTCGAGCACGACATGATCCGGGCTCCCCTGCTCACCTCGCTACCGTTCATGCCATTCGACGCTGACCTGTCCGGCTGGTCACTGATCTACCTCGGCGTGCTGTCGAAGTACGGTGTCGCGATGTTCCACGGCGGGACCGGTGCGTTGCCCAAGGCGCTGATCGGGGTGATCAAGGACCACGGTGGCGACATCATCACCAGCTCACCCGTCGAGCAACTCATCATCGAGAACAACCGCTGCGTCGGCGTCAGGGTCCGCGGCGGAGCCGAAATCCGCGCCCGCCGTGGTGTGCTGACCGCCTGCAGCCCGAAGACGACCTTGACGCGGCTGCTCCCCCGGGGCGTCCTGGAGCACAAGAAGCAGGTGGCAGCCGATCACATTCCGACCCGCAAACGCGGTATCGCCGACGCGAAAGTCAATGTCGCACTGTCGGGCCGGGTAGACATGTCCAAACACGAGAAGTGGCGCGGCGACGGCATCGACCTGCGCGTGGCCTGCAACTGCTATCACACCTACGAACAGGCCAAGGCGGCCGCGAAGGCGTGCGTGCGTGGCCAGGTTCCCGACGCGATACCCGGTCTGGCGCAGGTCACCAACGCGTTCGATCCGTCGATGTCGCCGCCCGGCAAGGACCTGTGGTGGTTCTGGACCGGGCTGACCCCGTCCTTCCCCGAAGAGGGCTGGGACGTCGCGCGCAAGAAGATCACCGACAGCATCATCAAAGACGCCGACGAGTTCTACAAGGGTGTCGAGGACCTGCAGGTCGCCGTGCGGCCGCTGGTGCTGCCCGATATCGAGGAACGCTTCTGGGCCATCGACGGCTCGGTGTACCACGTCGATCCGACGATCAGCAGGTTCGGTCCCAACAAGCCGGTCGCCGGATTCGCGGGATATCGGACCCCGGTCGAAGGGTTGTTTCTCACCGGCTCCGGCACCCATCCCGTCGCCGGTATCAGCGGGATGCCCGGCCAGAATGCGGCTCGCACGATGCTCAAGCAGTTCCGCCTCGAGGACAAGGGCGGCCGGTTGGGAGCTCTCAAGGACCGGTTGCGGCGGGAACGCCGGCGCGCCTCGCTTGTCGGGGATCCCTACACGAGCGGACCCAACGATCCCTTCCCGGCCTGCTCGTAG
- a CDS encoding TetR/AcrR family transcriptional regulator: protein MTEATRRPRSVDPNGVPAVDALYAATTRLMEREAFADISVAQILTEANVSRATFYFYFSSKFSVLSGLLEVAMEDIFGTVQPFLERSPDDPPSIALERSIRAVTHAWHRHRVVLQAANQHWHSEPALRSLWLAIVERFVAAGAAEIDREREAGLITSDLPSRTLAATLFWSTERVLHIAGMGVDPELTDEEATIGPLVAMWSGTLYG from the coding sequence ATGACGGAGGCCACGCGCCGACCGCGCTCGGTCGACCCCAATGGGGTGCCTGCGGTCGACGCCCTGTATGCGGCGACGACCCGGCTGATGGAGCGCGAAGCGTTCGCTGATATCAGCGTGGCGCAGATCCTCACCGAGGCGAACGTCTCGCGGGCGACCTTCTACTTCTACTTCTCGTCGAAATTCTCGGTCCTGTCCGGTCTGCTCGAGGTGGCGATGGAGGACATCTTCGGAACGGTGCAGCCGTTTCTGGAGCGTTCGCCCGACGATCCGCCGTCGATCGCGCTGGAGCGCAGTATCCGAGCGGTGACCCATGCCTGGCATCGGCACCGAGTCGTGCTGCAGGCGGCGAATCAACACTGGCACAGCGAGCCTGCGCTGCGCAGCCTGTGGCTGGCCATCGTCGAGCGCTTCGTCGCCGCCGGTGCGGCCGAGATCGACCGGGAGCGGGAGGCGGGGCTGATCACCTCGGACCTGCCGAGCCGGACTCTGGCCGCCACACTGTTCTGGAGCACCGAGCGCGTGCTGCACATCGCCGGTATGGGGGTGGATCCCGAGCTCACCGACGAGGAAGCCACAATCGGTCCGCTCGTGGCGATGTGGAGCGGCACCCTCTACGGCTAG